A stretch of Henckelia pumila isolate YLH828 chromosome 4, ASM3356847v2, whole genome shotgun sequence DNA encodes these proteins:
- the LOC140859915 gene encoding monocopper oxidase-like protein SKU5, with the protein MGSLAWLRLICAGLVVGVCFGADPFANFELVLSYITASPLGVPQQVIAVNGKFPGPVLNVTTNYNVVVNVRNKLDESLLMTWSGIQMRRASWQDGVLGTNCPIPPKWNWTYQFQAKDQIGSFFYYPSLHLQRASGGFGSFIVTNREIIPIPFAAPDGDIIILIGDWYTRNHTALRRALDQGQDLGMPDGVLINGKGPYRYNTTLVPDGIDHETIKVDPGKTYRIRVHNAGVSTSLNFRIQNHNLLLVETEGYYTSQQNYTSMDIHVGQSFSFLVSTDQNASSDYYIVASPRYVNQSLWQRVTGVAVLSYSNSKGKASGPLPDPPNDGFDPSYALNQAMSIRQNVTASGARPNPQGSFHYGSINVTDSYVLKSVPPLMIDGKLRATYNGISFANPETPIRLADEFKVKGAYKLDFPSKPRDRAPSVDRSIFNATYKGFIEIVLQNNDTIIQTFHLDGYSFFVVGMGFGEWTENNRGSYNRWDAISRSTVQVYSGGWTAVYVSLDNVGIWNLRTENLDRWYLGQETYMRITNPEDPSNKTELPLPDNALFCGALSKMQKPQKGSAESTLHFTTKLYVFLLVAFSTLISVMA; encoded by the exons ATGGGTTCTCTTGCTTGGTTGCGTTTGATTTGTGCTGGTTTGGTGGTGGGAGTGTGTTTTGGTGCGGACCCATTTGCTAACTTTGAGTTGGTGCTCTCGTACATCACTGCTTCTCCGCTTGGAGTTCCTCAACAG GTAATTGCTGTTAATGGGAAGTTCCCAGGTCCTGTTCTTAATGTCACAACCAATTACAATGTTGTGGTAAATGTCAGAAACAAACTGGATGAGAGTCTGCTAATGACATG GTCGGGAATACAGATGCGCCGTGCATCATGGCAAGATGGCGTTTTGGGCACGAATTGTCCGATTCCTCCAAAGTGGAATTGGACTTACCAATTTCAGGCCAAGGATCAGATTGGCAGCTTTTTTTACTACCCATCACTTCATCTACAGAGAGCATCTGGTGGATTTGGTTCATTCATAGTGACAAATCGTGAAATTATTCCTATTCCTTTTGCTGCTCCCGATGGCGATATAATCATCTTGATTGGTGACTGGTATACGCGTAATCACACG GCCTTACGGAGAGCACTTGACCAAGGACAAGATTTGGGCATGCCAGATGGTGTTCTTATCAATGGAAAGGGACCTTATAGATACAACACGACCCTTGTCCCTGATGGAATTGATCACGAGACCATTAAAGTTGATCCTG GCAAAACATATCGAATTCGTGTTCACAACGCTGGAGTATCTACTTCTTTGAATTTTCGAATTCAGAACCATAATCTGCTTCTGGTTGAAACCGAGGGCTACTACACATCACAGCAGAACTACACTAGCATGGATATCCATGTTGGACAGTCTTTCAGTTTTCTGGTTAGTACGGATCAAAATGCAAGCAGTGATTATTACATTGTGGCGAGTCCTCGATATGTGAATCAATCACTCTGGCAAAGAGTGACGGGTGTTGCAGTTTTGAGTTATTCCAACTCAAAAGGAAAGGCCTCAGGTCCCCTTCCAGACCCTCCCAATGATGGTTTTGATCCATCATATGCGCTGAACCAGGCCATGTCAATTAG GCAAAACGTGACCGCCAGTGGAGCTCGCCCTAATCCACAAGGATCCTTCCACTATGGTTCAATCAATGTCACCGACTCTTATGTGCTCAAGAGTGTGCCACCATTGATGATTGATGGGAAACTTCGAGCTACGTATAACGGGATTTCATTTGCCAATCCCGAAACACCAATACGACTCGCAGATGAATTCAAGGTAAAAGGTGCCTACAAGCTCGATTTTCCAAGTAAGCCTCGGGACAGGGCACCAAGCGTGGATAGATCTATTTTCAATGCTACTTACAAGGGGTTCATCGAGATCGTATTGCAGAACAATGACACCATCATTCAGACCTTTCACTTGGATGGTTATTCCTTCTTTGTCGTGGG GATGGGTTTTGGTGAATGGACTGAGAATAATCGAGGCTCATACAACAGATGGGATGCCATATCTCGCTCTACTGTTCAG GTTTACTCTGGAGGATGGACTGCCGTTTACGTGTCTCTGGACAATGTTGGCATCTGGAATCTTAGAACTGAGAATCTGGACAGATGGTATCTTGGCCAAGAAACATACATGAGAATCACGAATCCCGAAGATCCCAGCAACAAGACAGAACTACCGTTGCCGGACAATGCTCTCTTTTGTGGTGCCCTCAGCAAAATGCAAAA GCCTCAGAAAGGTTCTGCAGAATCAACACTTCACTTCACCACAAAGCTCTATGTTTTTCTGCTCGTGGCGTTTTCGACGTTGATTTCTGTTATGGCTTGA